A stretch of the Papaver somniferum cultivar HN1 chromosome 6, ASM357369v1, whole genome shotgun sequence genome encodes the following:
- the LOC113289434 gene encoding protein CURVATURE THYLAKOID 1D, chloroplastic-like gives MELCNTKTISNLNSHRSFSYPNSYRMHSKAFLPFKKINASQRNLGLRHLSTSLVRAINSEEASTSTDEDLDVFAEKTTVDETPTFLQNTIFEKTPKEEMPKEEEASLTEQMMSFDFMDGLNLKLDPEDAYSYLAYGSGALITLWLASAVVGAIDSIPVFPKVLELVGLCYTIWFSSRYLIFKKNREELFTKIGELKKQVLGSTDE, from the exons ATGGAGCTCTGTAACACCAAAACCATCTCTAATCTGAATTCCCATCGTTCATTTTCCTACCCAAATTCTTACCGTATGCACTCTAAGGCATTTCTTCCATTTAAGAAAATCAATGCTTCTCAAAGAAATCTAG GATTGCGTCATTTATCAACCTCTTTAGTGAGGGCGATAAATTCTGAAGAGGCTTCAACTAGTACCGATGAGGATCTTGACGTATTTGCTGAAAAGACTACagtggatgaaactccaacattTTTGCAAAACACAATTTTTGAAAAAACACCCAAGGAGGAAAtgccaaaagaagaagaagcttcTTTGACTGAACAAATGATGTCTTTTGATTTCATGGACGGGCTCAATCTTAAG TTGGACCCGGAAGATGCATACTCGTATCTAGCGTATGGAAGTGGTGCTCTCATCACTCTGTGGTTAGCATCGGCTGTTGTTGGTGCCATTGATTCCATTCCAGTG TTCCCCAAGGTTCTGGAACTCGTTGGTCTTTGCTACACAATATGGTTCAGCTCACGCTATCTGATTTTTAAG AAAAACAGGGAGGAATTGTTTACCAAAATTGGAGAGCTGAAGAAGCAGGTTCTTGGATCAACTGATGAGTGA